A single region of the Bacteroidales bacterium genome encodes:
- a CDS encoding toxin-antitoxin system YwqK family antitoxin, with the protein MNHILKKILTRVLFLCLIFSFGSSFSQEKAKKGKRGMNQTDEFGRKQGTWQFYSFDGTLIYQVEYVNDKRHGLATRYHAGTGGVMEEVNYFDGLKDGECKKYYATGQVSAEGSYKAGRKEGPWITYYSVNGEKKSEGNYVKGKMDGEWKFYNSKAILIASGTYKNDLKEGVWEYYDSDGNVVATKKYVKGSEYKEPPAGKNTKGTSTKTPKKK; encoded by the coding sequence ATGAATCATATACTTAAAAAAATATTAACAAGAGTTTTATTTTTGTGTCTGATTTTTTCTTTCGGCAGTTCGTTTTCACAGGAAAAAGCAAAAAAAGGAAAGAGGGGAATGAATCAGACTGATGAGTTTGGCAGAAAACAGGGAACATGGCAGTTTTATAGCTTTGACGGAACTTTAATATATCAGGTTGAATATGTTAATGACAAAAGGCACGGACTCGCAACACGGTATCATGCAGGAACGGGTGGAGTTATGGAAGAAGTAAATTATTTTGACGGACTAAAAGACGGTGAATGTAAAAAATACTACGCAACAGGGCAGGTAAGTGCGGAAGGTTCATACAAAGCTGGCAGAAAAGAAGGACCTTGGATTACTTACTATTCTGTAAATGGAGAAAAAAAGAGCGAAGGAAATTACGTCAAAGGAAAGATGGATGGTGAATGGAAATTTTATAATTCAAAAGCTATTCTTATAGCAAGCGGAACTTATAAAAATGATTTAAAAGAAGGAGTTTGGGAATATTATGATAGTGATGGAAATGTTGTTGCCACAAAAAAATATGTAAAAGGAAGTGAGTATAAAGAACCACCTGCCGGTAAAAATACAAAAGGAACTTCTACGAAAACTCCTAAGAAAAAATAA